The Curtobacterium herbarum genome contains the following window.
ACCGGCATCGGGCACACCCGCTGGGCGACCCACGGCGGCCCGACGGACGAGAACGCGCACCCGCACCTGGCCGACGGCGGCAAGCTCGCGCTGATCCACAACGGCATCATCGAGAACTTCGCCCCGCTGAAGGACGAACTGCTCGCCGAGGGCGTCGTCTTCCACAGCGAGACCGACTCCGAGGTCGCCGCACACCTGGTCGCGCGGGAGTTCCGCGACACCCACGACCTGACCGAGGCGATGCGGCGCACGGTCGCCCGACTCGACGGCGCCTTCACGCTCCTCGTCGTGCACGCCGACCAGCCCGGTGTCGTCGTCGGTGCCCGTCGCAACTCGCCGCTCGTGGTGGGCCTCGGCGACGGCGAGAACTTCATGGGCTCCGACGTCGCCGCGTTCGTCGCGTACACGCAGCGCGCCCTGTCGATCGGTCAGGACGAGATCGCCACGATCCGCCCGGACGGCGTCGACGTCATCCACTTCGACGGCACCCCCGCCGACCGCAACGAGTTCGAGGTGAACTGGGACGCGTCGGCCGCCGACAAGGGCGGCTGGTCCTCGTTCATGGCGAAGGAGATCAGCGAGGAGCCGGAGGCGGTCCGCAACACGGTCCTCGGTCGTGTGCACGAGGGCGCGGTCACGCTGACCGACCTCGAGCCGATCGCCGAGCGCCTGCAGGAGGTCGACCGCGTCATCGTCATCGCCTGCGGCACCGCGGCCTACGCCGGCATGCTCGGCAAGTACGCGATCGAGCAGTGGGCCCGCGTGCCCGTCGAGGTCGAGCTCGCCCACGAGTTCCGCTACCGTGACCCGGTGTTGAACGACCGCACGCTCGTCGTCTCGATCAGCCAGTCCGGCGAGACGATGGACACGCTGATGGCCGTCAAGTACGCCAGGGAGCAGGGTGCCCAGGTCCTGTCGATCTGCAACACCCAGGGCGCGACGATCCCGCGTGAGTCCGACGCCGTCATCTACACGCACGCCGGTCCCGAGGTCGCGGTCGCGTCGACGAAGGCGTTCCTGGCGCAGGGCGTCGCGCTCTACCTGCTCGGGCTGCACCTCGCCACGCTCCGCGGCACGCTGACCGCCGAGCAGATCGCCGCGCAGGTCGCCGAGCTCGAGGGTCTGCCGGAGAAGCTGCAGCAGACCATCGAGGACGCCGCCGGGATCGCCGAGCTCGCCAAGTGGATGGCGGACACCCGCAGCGTGCTGTTCCTCGGCCGCCACGTCGGGTACCCGATCGCACTCGAGGGTGCGCTGAAGCTCAAGGAGCTCGCCTACATCCACGCCGAGGGCTTCGCCGCCGGTGAGCTGAAGCACGGTCCGATCGCGCTCATCGAGCCCGGCCAGATCGTCTTCGTCATCGTCCCGTCGCCGCGTGACGCCCGGTCGCTGCACCCGAAGGTCGTCTCGAACATCCAGGAGATCCGCGCCCGCGGTGCCCGGGTGATCGCGATCGCGGAAGAGGGCGACGCCGCCGTGCTGCCGTTCGCCGACGAGGTCCTGCGGATCCCGCTCGCGACGCCGCTGTTCGAGCCGCTGCTCGCCGTGGCGCCGCTGCACATGTTCGGCATGGAGCTCGCCGCGGCCAAGGGCCTCGACGTGGACCAGCCGCGCAACCTCGCGAAGTCGGTCACCGTCGAGTAGTCGGGACGTGATCATCGGCATCGGGGTCGACGTGGTCGACCTGGAACGGTTCGAGCGGGTCCTGACACGGACCCCCGCGATGCGGTCGCGGCTGTTCACCGACGCCGAGCAGCTGCGGGACGGCGAGCCACGCCCGGTGGCGTCGCTCGCTGCCCGGTTCGCGGCGAAGGAGGCCCTGATCAAGGCCTTCGGGTCGAGTGCCGGCCTGAGCTGGCGGGAGCTCGAGGTCGTCTCGGACGACCAACGGAACCCGTCGCTCACCCTGCACGAGGGCGCGCAACGGGTCGCCGACGAGCGCGGCGTCGCGCACGTGCACCTCTCGCTGTCGCACGACGGCGGGATCGCGACGGCGTTCGTCGTCATCGAGGGCCGGGACCGGCCCGCAACGGAAGGACCGATCGCGTGAGCGCGTTCACGGGGGTGACCGTCGACCGGGAGGCCCTCATCGCCAACTACGCCACGGTCGCGGAACAGGTGGCTCCGGCCGGCGTCGTCGCGGTGGTGAAGGCCGACGCGTACGGGCACGGCGCCGTCGAGGTCGCCCGGGCCCTGGTGGACGCGGGTGCGGACTGGCTCGGGGTCGCCGACCTCGACGAGGGCGTGGCGCTCCGCGAGGCCGGCATCGACGAGGGGGTCCGGATCCTGGCGTGGTTGCACGCCCCCGACGAGGACTTCCGCCGTGCGGCCCGCTACGGCATCACGCCGGCGGTCTCGAGCGTCGAGCAGCTCTCCACCGCGGCCGACGCCGACGTCCCCGAGGTGCACCTGGTCGTCGACACGGGTC
Protein-coding sequences here:
- the glmS gene encoding glutamine--fructose-6-phosphate transaminase (isomerizing), with product MCGIVGYVGSNSSTDVLLGGLRRLEYRGYDSAGIAVVDPSGDLTSAKKAGKLQMLVDELDTNPIADGGTGIGHTRWATHGGPTDENAHPHLADGGKLALIHNGIIENFAPLKDELLAEGVVFHSETDSEVAAHLVAREFRDTHDLTEAMRRTVARLDGAFTLLVVHADQPGVVVGARRNSPLVVGLGDGENFMGSDVAAFVAYTQRALSIGQDEIATIRPDGVDVIHFDGTPADRNEFEVNWDASAADKGGWSSFMAKEISEEPEAVRNTVLGRVHEGAVTLTDLEPIAERLQEVDRVIVIACGTAAYAGMLGKYAIEQWARVPVEVELAHEFRYRDPVLNDRTLVVSISQSGETMDTLMAVKYAREQGAQVLSICNTQGATIPRESDAVIYTHAGPEVAVASTKAFLAQGVALYLLGLHLATLRGTLTAEQIAAQVAELEGLPEKLQQTIEDAAGIAELAKWMADTRSVLFLGRHVGYPIALEGALKLKELAYIHAEGFAAGELKHGPIALIEPGQIVFVIVPSPRDARSLHPKVVSNIQEIRARGARVIAIAEEGDAAVLPFADEVLRIPLATPLFEPLLAVAPLHMFGMELAAAKGLDVDQPRNLAKSVTVE
- a CDS encoding holo-ACP synthase, with amino-acid sequence MIIGIGVDVVDLERFERVLTRTPAMRSRLFTDAEQLRDGEPRPVASLAARFAAKEALIKAFGSSAGLSWRELEVVSDDQRNPSLTLHEGAQRVADERGVAHVHLSLSHDGGIATAFVVIEGRDRPATEGPIA